From the genome of Papaver somniferum cultivar HN1 chromosome 2, ASM357369v1, whole genome shotgun sequence, one region includes:
- the LOC113346936 gene encoding calcium-binding protein CP1-like, producing MCPSNVNSRQSEAVSESDFRPAFGVLDTDRDGKISVNDLKSFYSGFQRTASDEEISFMISVADSNKNGFVEIDEFEKVVMGGNGKNSRNPSSSTSSASLMNDVFKIMDKDGDGKLGFEDLKDYMKCAGLFTSDDDIKAMIKLGGGDENEGVSFEGLLDILAV from the coding sequence ATGTGTCCTTCAAATGTGAATTCCCGTCAATCTGAGGCAGTATCTGAATCTGATTTCCGTCCGGCTTTCGGTGTACTAGATACAGACAGAGACGGAAAGATCAGTGTAAATGATTTAAAATCGTTCTACTCAGGTTTCCAACGAACCGCTAGCGATGAAGAAATTAGTTTCATGATATCGGTTGCGGATTCTAATAAGAACGGGTTCGTAGAAATCGACGAATTCGAGAAAGTTGTTATGGGTGGAAATGGAAAGAACTCAAGAaacccatcatcatcaacatcatcggcTTCGTTAATGAATGATGTGTTCAAGATTATGGATAAAGATGGAGATGGAAAATTAGGGTTCGAGGATTTGAAGGATTACATGAAATGTGCAGGCCTTTTTACAAGTGATGATGATATTAAAGCTATGATTAAATTGGGCGGTGGAGATGAAAATGAAGGTGTATCTTTTGAAGGCCTTCTTGATATCTTAGCTGTTTaa
- the LOC113350658 gene encoding uncharacterized protein LOC113350658, translating into MAAHTTLMPATAESNFLSTTWNCDTRFITTSQVECTWMKPVTGEVAINTDGSLSDNAAGFGAIIRDEVGTPLDVVTGSSEPLTITHHELHGVEAGLNLAVLKNHTRVSLRSDSMTAVSYLLRPNPKPPWKCHHIWESIKRLRAMFLQCSVHHTYRETNKAADFLASSHPTGDFIVIDPNNFSEELKKIVYEDAIVKVYIRE; encoded by the coding sequence ATGGCTGCTCATACAACTTTAATGCCTGCTACAGCTGAGAGCAATTTCCTATCCACTACTTGGAACTGTGATACAAGATTTATTACAACTTCCCAAGTGGAGTGCACCTGGATGAAGCCTGTTACTGGAGAGGTGGCCATTAACACTGATGGCTCTCTCTCAGACAATGCTGCTGGATTTGGTGCAATAATCAGAGATGAAGTTGGAACTCCTTTGGATGTTGTTACTGGTAGTTCAGAGCCTCTCACCATCACCCATCATGAGCTTCACGGGGTGGAAGCTGGATTAAATCTAGCAGTTCTCAAAAATCACACCAGAGTCTCTCTGAGGTCAGACTCTATGACTGCAGTCTCTTACTTATTGCGTCCTAACCCAAAACCACCTTGGAAATGCCATCATATCTGGGAGTCAATAAAGCGCTTGCGTGCTATGTTCTTGCAATGTTCAGTTCATCACACTTATAGGGAAACCAATAAAGCAGCGGACTTTCTTGCTAGCTCGCATCCTACAGGGGATTTTATAGTGATTGATCCCAATAACTTCTCGGAGGAACTGAAGAAGATAGTCTATGAAGATGCCATCGTAAAAGTGTACATTAGAGAGTAA